TCAATTATGTAGATCATCTGAATCCGGAAGAATTTATGCTTGCCGGAATTAACGGAATGCTTACATCTCTGGATCCATACACAAATTTTATAGATGAAAATCAGCAGAAAGATATTGATATAATTACAAAAGGGAAGTACGGCGGCATAGGAGCTTCTATAGGAATTAGAAATGATAATGTTACTGTAGTTGATTTGATTGAAGGATTTTCGGCGCAGCGCCAGGGAATGAGAATCGGCGACATCATTATGAAGATAAATGATACTCCAGTTACAAGAGAAAATATTGAAAACTTGAGCGATCTTTTAAAAGGCGACCCGGGAAGTCCTGTTAAAATTGTTGTTAAACGGGAAACTGTGAATGAACCAATTGTCTTTAATTTGATGCGCGAAGAAATTGAAGTTAAGAATGTTAGCTACTACGGGTTTATTCCTGAAGGGAGCAATAATGCATATATAAAACTGAGTGGATTTTCTAGAACTGCGGGCGAGGAAGTAAAAAAAGCTTATCTTGATTTGAAATCCCAAAAAGAAATTGAGTCTGTTGTTTTGGATCTGAGAGGTAATCCTGGCGGTTTACTCGATGCGGCAATTGATGTGTCTGAAAAATTTTTGAAGAAAGGGGAATTGATTGTTTCGGTTAAAGGAAGAGATAGTCTTAATAGTAAAAATTATTTTGCCACGGAAGAACCGATTTCCAGCGATACCAAAATGGTTGTTCTGATTGATGAGGGTACTGCTTCGGCTTCTGAAATTGTTGCCGGCGCAATTCAAGATCACGACCGGGCTGTAATTGTGGGAACAAATTCTTTTGGTAAAGGATTAGTTCAAACCGTTTTGCCACTATCATATAATACATCTTTAAAAATTACAACCGCACGTTATTACACGCCTACCGGCAGATCGATCCAAAGGGTCAATTACTCTGATAAAAATAAAGTGTTCGAACAGAACTCATTAATAAAACAAACAGAATTCAAAACTGATGGAAAAAGAATTGTTCTTTCAGGCGGTGGAATTATGCCAGATTCCATTGTAAAAAATAATTCAAACTCCCGGCTCGTCCAAACACTTCTAGCGGAGGGAATGTTTTTCAAATTTGCCACAAATTTTTTTAATACTAACCCCAATACAAATTGGAAAATAATAAAACCCGAAACTTTATTACTTGAATTCACAAAATATTTGAAAAGCCAAAAATTTGAATTTGTCTCGAAATCCGAAAAGCTAATTGACCAGTTGGAGATTTCGGGTGCGGAAGAAAATATAGATCAAAAATTTTTAGAACAGCTCGCTAAAATTAAAACCCAAGTTGATCTGAGCCATACTAATGAACTTGATAAATATAAAGACGATGTTTTGTTCGAAATTAGACAGGAGCTTTCAGCAAGAACCGAAGGAAGGCAGGGTAGAATTAGTGAGTCTCTTAAGGATGATAAACAATTTTTAGCTTCTTATAATATTCTTAATGATAAAAAGAAATATCAATTGCTTCTTAGATAGCAATCATTTTTCTTCTTCAGGCAATTTCTGTTGGAAATGGATTTAATATGACTTTATCAAAAGTATTTTTTCACAGAAATCCGCAGTTTGGTAAATGCCCCGAATGTAAAAAGACCGGGACTTTACATCGCTCCCGATCACGAAATCTGTATGAACAGATTGTGCAGCTAACTTCGTTTGTCAAGTTGTATCGATGTAAAGAATGCGGATGGCGGGGAACTCGCACTACTGTGGCAATAACTCAGAAATCAATAAAGAGTATTTTAATCTATTTGGTCCTGATCCTTGTTGCTGCATTTTTAGTAAGATATATTATTCTTCACTTTATCTTAAACTAGTAATGGCTTCTTGAAAATAATCCGGCAGGTCATAACAACTATTTTGACAAAATAAAATTAACAGATAAATCTTCTGCCGATTTATATTTATTTAGATAATGAACTTTTATTTTTCCCCGGTTTTTTACTAACCAGCTTAAGCCGATTCGTAATTTCTCTAAATCTTTATCATAAATGGCTTTGTCTGTATTAATAGTACCGGTGAAGTAATCTTCCAAAATATTATCGAAATGGTCTTTTGAACCAACAAAATATTCTTTGAAAATTACTCTTCCATCTACAAGCAACATGTAATCATTTTTTATTGGACCACTAACTTCTATAAGAACGTTAGCCTTATTGATTGGTTCTGCAAGGATCGAAGCTTTGTTGATTTGATTCAGAATAGATTGTACAACATCTCTAACCTGAGCAGCTTCTTCAAATTTTTGCAAAGCACTAAGTTCTTTCATTCTTGTTAGAAGCCGGCCTACGGCAGATTGATTATTACCGCATAAAAATTCATTAATATTTTTGAGTTCATTTTTATACTGTTCGTCAATATTCTTCTCAACACATGGAGCCAGGCATCGTTCGATGTCTGCAAGGTAACACCTTCTACCTTTATTAAATTCTTTAAGAGAACATTCTCGAATTTGAAAAGTCTTATTTACAATTTCTTTTAAAATGTTAGCTGTGTCCCGGTTAGGATAAGGACCGTAATAGTCATTACCGTCAAAATCAAAGTTTGATGTAACTTCTACCGAAGGGAAATAATGTGTCAAAGCTAATTTTAAGAAATAACTTCGAGGATATTTCTTCAGCATTTTATTTTGCTTCGGGTTATGGGTCTTGATCAATTCCGCTTCTGCTATTAAAGCCGTCAATTCGCTGTTCGTCGTATGGAATTCAAGTCCCGAAGCTTTTCTTACAATATCTTTTGCTTTTCGAATCGCGTTGTTGGAAAAATAATTATTCAACCGGTCCTTTAACGATTTTGCCTTGCCGATATAAATTATTTCATTTTTTGTATTCTTATAAAAATATACTCCCGGTTGATCTGGAATCTTTGAAAAGTCGTCCAATAATTTTTTCTTGATTATGCGAAATGGTTTTGTTGAAGTCGGCAAATTTTGAAAATTAACCAGATCACTCACTGTATCTATATTATGTTCTTCCCGGAGTGTAGGAAACATTTTTAATAAAATTTTTGCGGTAGCCATTGAATCGCCCAATCCTCGATGAACATTTCTGTGACGGATCTTGAGCGACTTAGTAAGATGCCCCAGCGATTTACTGGGGAACTGCGGATATAATTTACGAGCCAAACGGACTGTACAGACCGCTTCGTTGGTTAGGAATTCCAATTCGGCATTTTCACACTCGTGTCTCAAAAATGAATGATCGAAACTTAGATTGTGTGCTATTAAAACCGAGTCTCCTATAAATTCCTTCATCCGATAATAAACTTCATCAAAAAAAGGCGCATCCTCTACATCGGCATTTGTTATCCCGGTAAGTTTCGTAATGAAATACGGTATTGGTCTGCCGGGATTTATAAATGAAGAAAAAGTATCGGCAATTTTTCCATTCAGAATTTTTACCACACCGATTTCGATTACTTTATCCTGCCTTCCGGACATACCGGTAGTTTCAAAATCGAAAACACAATATTCGGCTTCTTCAAAAGGAATTTCTGTTAATTTGGCTTCTTTCATTATTTGATCTTTTTTCACGTTCAAAATTTAATCAAAAATGATTTGTTGGAATGAATATTATTTGACAGAATAGTTTGGATCTCCGCCGTTTAAACTCTACAATTTTATTGACGTGTAATTATTTTTTAATTAAGTTCAATTCAACCTTTCGAGGTTAATCCGGCTAAGTGATAATCTTCTGTTCAATTTTCATCATTCTTGAACCTCTAAAGGTATATAGTACAACTTTTAACTTCTGAGTATTTATTCCATTCGGCTATTAAATAATTTCCTTTTACGATCCTTTTCTGCAAAAAAAAAGTTATTAAAATTATATCGTGAATGGAGGTAAAATGATTACTGATTCAATCAAGCGATTAATCGAAAGAGTTATTAACGTTTTTGAAACAGGAACTCCGGCCGGTAAATACAATCAAATTACAATACTTGCCGATGGCAAAAACGGAACAAGACAGATCACTTACGGACGAAGTCAAACAACCGAGCAAGGAAATCTTGCAAAACTTATTGAGCTTTATATTCGTAACAATGGTCTCTATGCAGAAAAATTCTCTTCGTACATCGACAAAATAGGCAAACAGTCGCTAACAGATAACAAAACTTTTAAAGACCTGCTTCGAACATCTGCAAATGAAGATCCAATTATGAAGGAAACGCAGGACGAATTTTTCGATTTAGCTTATTACAACCCCGCATTTGAATTCTTCACCAAGAATGGATTTGAGTTACCCCTAAGCCTGTTGGTTATTTATGACAGTTATATTCATTCTGGAAGCATTCCGCAAGCATTGAGAAAAAGATTCGGCGAGTTTCCTCCCGCAAAAGGCGGTGATGAAAAAAAATGGATTACATCATACGTTGATATCCGCCACCAATGGCTCAAGTATCATACAAATCCAATTCTCCAACGCACCATTTATAGAACGCAATGTTTCAAAGATCAAATTACCGCAGAGAATTGGATGCTTGATAAACTACCAATAATAGCAAACAGCACAGCGGTGAATGTTTAATGAGAATTGAAAAATGATAATTGAATTCTAAAAAAAATGATTACTGATCATCATATTGATTTCTGAACAAAAACAAATTATAAAAATTGTAAGGAGAACAAGCCATGGCAGACGATCAACAAATACCTCCCGATAATCTGAAATTGAAAGAGGCGGACGATTCAAAATTTGTAACTGAGGAGATTGGCGCAATGCGACCTATATTTCACAGATTACTAACCGGATGGAATATTGTTACAGGGATAGCTGCTATTGTAATTGCAATAGCGATCTGGCCTACAGAACCTATAAAGAATACATCTGTAAGTAATGTACCAAAAGACTCGACAAATGTAGCTGTTGCAGTTCCGGATTCATTGACTAAGAAAGTTATAACCGATTCATCAAAACAAGTTACGGTAACAAAAGTGGTAAGCAGTAAAATTGAGAGCAGTGAATTGGGTATAAAATTGCTGATCCTAAGTTTATTGTTTGGTATTCTTGGCGGAGCGACACACGGATTATCATCACTTATGGATTTTCGTGGACAAAGAAGGTTATTCCGTTCATGGAGTCTTTGGTACTTTGGCAGACCGATACTTGGCGGAATGGTTTCCATGATTTTTTACCTTGTCGTACGTGCGGGATTATTTTCCAGCAGCGCTTCTAGCATTGACGCAAATTTGTACGGTATAGCCGCGATTAGTACTCTGGTTGGAATGTTCACCGATCAGGCGACAAATAAACTTTCTGAATTATTCAAAACTATGTTCGTAACAAAAGGTGAAGAACGGGAAGGAAAGCTAACGCCGGATGCACCTAAGCCGGAAGATGAAAACAAGAGTTAGCAATTATTTTAGATTTTGAGAATACTAAATAGGAGAAAATATCATGCAACTTGACCACACAATTATTTTCCCAGCAAATGACGATGTATTAGCAAAAAAATTATTCAGCCATTTAATTTATGATGAAGATGTTATTGTGGCGATTGTACTTGGTAACGATGAACTTTCGCAAAAGGTTGTACAGCTCGTTGATAAAAGAGCAAAACCAGTTGTGAATGGATTTGCACGAAAAGTCGGGTGGGTAACGGACAGAAATATTCTTCAGAAAGAAATTAAAGAACTCAAAGCAGGATCTGCGGATATCTCGAAGGAAGATCTTAATAAGGTGATGGTTTTCTTTGTCACTTTAGATAATAAAGTCTGCAAGATTTTACATAGGGAAGATGAGATTGATTTCTTGTCGGTGGACATGGGCTTTTTAGCTGCAGGTAAATTATGAGAAGCGATAAATTCTTTTATTTACTTAGTTTAATTTGCTTTTTACTAATTGTTCAAATTCGGGCTAATGCCCAGATTTTGACATTTCAGGAAACAGACCGGCAAGGTAAGGTTTTCGATATCGACTTTAGAAAATCAGCCTTCCCTATAGTTGATATCAACAGCACATTGAAAATTAGTATTGATAAAATTGCGCTAAGAGATCAAATGGGTAAATCCGTAAAGCTGGATGTAGAATCAGAACTCGGCAAGCTAAAGTTTATTATCGGCATCCTAAAAATTCAGAATAAAATTCTTGATCTTATGGGAGACACATCGAGCGATTACAAAACACGAAGAGAGAATATTGATTTATTCTCAACTAGTATGGGTGAATTGGAAAGTTATATCAGCCAAGATAAAAAATTGAGACAGATGGCAAACGAAATTCTGGGTAACGATGAAGATCCTAAAAAACAATATGAACAAATCTTTGATATCGTTAGACAACATATTAACGACCTAACTGACGAAATTGATAAGTCACTGAAGGAAAAAAGGGTTTACTTCCGGCTGGGCGGTTTTTTAAGAGACCAAAATGGAAAGACTACACCAATTCACTTACCGCAATTTGATACGTACAGTGACGGTGTCTTTACTGAAATTCCGAGGTTTGCAATGCCTGCACCTGAGAAGTTACAGCAAGAATTTCAAAATGCCTCCAAAGAAGCCGAAGATTATAACAAAAAAGGAATCACTTCATTTGATAGAGTCAAAACGCTTTTGAGTGATTTGAAAGATAAACTTGAATCCGGTTACAATTGCTTTAGCGATAGTCTCAAGAAAATTTATGATGTGAACACAAAAGATAATCGTTTAATTACTTTAATGAAGCCAATGCTCAATAGTGCGAATGCTTTCGCAACAGATGTTAAAAATCTTACCAAATTAACCCGTGAAATATCAAACTCCTCCGACCCGGTCGGCAGCGGACTGATGTATTTCACCGGTGCTATAGGAATTCTCAAGACTATTCAGACCCATGGAAAACTCCTCTCAGATCAATTTAATAGCCTCGAACAACAGAAAGGTAAGATTCAAGCTGTGCTAAAAGAAACAGTTGATAAGGTTATCAAAGATTCCAAAATATGTTTAGCAAACTTCGGTACGTTTCTTCAAGACAGTATCGGCATTAATATTTCGGAGCTTCAAAATTGGAATGCTGCATCCGTCGCAAAGCAGACTCAAGTCAACCTTGAATTCACCGATAAGGTAAAATTCATGTTGATGGAAGATATTCCGGATGCTACCGAAATTGATTTACGCAATACCGGTCAACGTTCAGCCGGTGATGAGATTCATTTTAAAGCTACTGTTGAGAATAAATCCGACGAAAATCAAACACCAATTACTATTGAACTTGAACGACGATCATGTACTATGTACCAGATCGGTTTGCATTCACAACTTTCAGCTGGAGTAGTCTTTCTAGACGCTATCAATAACTCAGCTACAAAATTGACAAAACAATTTCAGGCAGCGCCGTCTTACAGTTTATTATTCAAGTGGGGTACAAGAAGATCATATATTTATAATAAATTCTGGAATGTTGGAGTTGGGATAAATATTGCCGCACCCGATTTCAATCTTGACAGCACTCCCGAAATTGCTTTAGGTATAATGGCAACTACAGCATTGGATTATTTACAATTAGGATTTGGCCGGAACCTTGGAGTAGATGCCTGGTACTGGTTTTTCGGATTACGTTTACCGGTTGGTAGTATAACTTTAACGGGTGATGAAGATCTTTCATCGAACAAATAATTTCATCTTGATTAAGAATTGAGGAATTAATTTATGCCGCGCTCATGGATTCAAACACCTCAAGATAGTTCTCTTTCTGATAAAGAGGGCTGGACAAAATTCGGCCAAAATAAATACGCAGCATTCAGGCATCACATACTGGTAGTAGAAAGAAAAGAAAATATCGCAAAAAACGGTCCCGTAATTAAACAAATGGACTGGCCAGTGAATGCAAAATACAAGCTGGAAAACAAAAAAGGGAAGAGAGCAAATTTTACCATAAGTATTCAGGAATCCATTACTTCTACAATTTCCAATAAACTTTCTCAAGAAGTTTTAACGAAGATCGGTTCTTCTCTTGAAGCCGGAATTGCTAACTTGAAAGCGAATATTATTTCCGAGCTGCAAAGTAAATTCGGAGTTGAATTAATTACAACTTTACAGAATGATCTCTCGGCTACAAAAACTTATTCCACGGAAATTTACGTTGAACAATTAGAAGCAATCGAGTTTACTGTACCTGATCAAAGTAACTCAACGCCTACACGGTCAGTTTTTGCGTATTTAAAACTCCGTCCAATAGTTAAGGAATTTTATCTTTATCGAACGGAATACATTCAGCTTGAATATAAGAAGTCCTGGATTTGGCCCGATGTAAGAAAAACTTTAACACAATACGATTTAGATCTGCGTAAACCGCTATTCAAAATTGTTTATTACGAACCGGAAGACACAATTTCTTTTAGCTTTGATTCATATAAACCGGTAATCGAGGAAGGAGATTCAGTTACAAGTGAAGAATTAAATTCAGCATTTCCGTCACCTGCAAGAATCCAGTTGAACAAAACAATGGAACAACTTGCCAAGCTGGCGTTCCCGGTTTCGAAAAAAGAAAAACAATCTGCAGCCAAAGAAAAAACTCCAACAATTTCGGGAAGAAAAAGAGTAAAAGCCGTATTACCTAAAAGTGATATCAAAAAATCGAAGAGTAGAAAATAGAAATTCTGAATAATATTAAAACAAGAAAAACCAAATAGGCAATTGAAAGGGAATTAAATAAAAACCATTTCAATGGTTTATCAAAATAATGTCACATTCATTTTATAAAATATGGCTGCATGTTGTCTTTTCCACAAAAGAGAGAGAACCGCTAATCCCGGAAGAGAAAGAGAAAATCATTTATCAATATATATCAGATCAATTAAGAGAATTAGATTGCCCTGTAAGAATTATCAACGGAATGCCTGACCATATTCATTTATTGTTTTTACAAAACCCTAACAAATCTATTGCTGAAATAATTAAACAAATAAAAGGATCATCTTCACATTGGATAAACCAAGAAGGAATAATCCAACACCAATTTGCATGGCAAACAGGTTACGGGGTTTTTTCAGTAAGCGAATCGCAATTAGAGAAAGTTTATAATTATATCAAAAATCAAAAAGAGCATCACCAAAAGAAAACATTTACGGAAGAGTACGAATCATTTATTAGGTTATACAGTAATTAATTATGCAATGACTACAGCTAATCAAAAAGAAAAGTATCATGAGCCCTCTTTTCGTATTCCCTCCTTTTTAGATATATTGCACACCAAAAGAAAGAA
The sequence above is drawn from the Ignavibacteriales bacterium genome and encodes:
- a CDS encoding chitosanase — its product is MITDSIKRLIERVINVFETGTPAGKYNQITILADGKNGTRQITYGRSQTTEQGNLAKLIELYIRNNGLYAEKFSSYIDKIGKQSLTDNKTFKDLLRTSANEDPIMKETQDEFFDLAYYNPAFEFFTKNGFELPLSLLVIYDSYIHSGSIPQALRKRFGEFPPAKGGDEKKWITSYVDIRHQWLKYHTNPILQRTIYRTQCFKDQITAENWMLDKLPIIANSTAVNV
- a CDS encoding S41 family peptidase; this encodes MKIWKIIFLSAFAVILFSGFITRDNDIYLEMNKSIDVFGRVYKEVTLNYVDHLNPEEFMLAGINGMLTSLDPYTNFIDENQQKDIDIITKGKYGGIGASIGIRNDNVTVVDLIEGFSAQRQGMRIGDIIMKINDTPVTRENIENLSDLLKGDPGSPVKIVVKRETVNEPIVFNLMREEIEVKNVSYYGFIPEGSNNAYIKLSGFSRTAGEEVKKAYLDLKSQKEIESVVLDLRGNPGGLLDAAIDVSEKFLKKGELIVSVKGRDSLNSKNYFATEEPISSDTKMVVLIDEGTASASEIVAGAIQDHDRAVIVGTNSFGKGLVQTVLPLSYNTSLKITTARYYTPTGRSIQRVNYSDKNKVFEQNSLIKQTEFKTDGKRIVLSGGGIMPDSIVKNNSNSRLVQTLLAEGMFFKFATNFFNTNPNTNWKIIKPETLLLEFTKYLKSQKFEFVSKSEKLIDQLEISGAEENIDQKFLEQLAKIKTQVDLSHTNELDKYKDDVLFEIRQELSARTEGRQGRISESLKDDKQFLASYNILNDKKKYQLLLR
- a CDS encoding exonuclease domain-containing protein codes for the protein MKEAKLTEIPFEEAEYCVFDFETTGMSGRQDKVIEIGVVKILNGKIADTFSSFINPGRPIPYFITKLTGITNADVEDAPFFDEVYYRMKEFIGDSVLIAHNLSFDHSFLRHECENAELEFLTNEAVCTVRLARKLYPQFPSKSLGHLTKSLKIRHRNVHRGLGDSMATAKILLKMFPTLREEHNIDTVSDLVNFQNLPTSTKPFRIIKKKLLDDFSKIPDQPGVYFYKNTKNEIIYIGKAKSLKDRLNNYFSNNAIRKAKDIVRKASGLEFHTTNSELTALIAEAELIKTHNPKQNKMLKKYPRSYFLKLALTHYFPSVEVTSNFDFDGNDYYGPYPNRDTANILKEIVNKTFQIRECSLKEFNKGRRCYLADIERCLAPCVEKNIDEQYKNELKNINEFLCGNNQSAVGRLLTRMKELSALQKFEEAAQVRDVVQSILNQINKASILAEPINKANVLIEVSGPIKNDYMLLVDGRVIFKEYFVGSKDHFDNILEDYFTGTINTDKAIYDKDLEKLRIGLSWLVKNRGKIKVHYLNKYKSAEDLSVNFILSK
- the tnpA gene encoding IS200/IS605 family transposase — translated: MSHSFYKIWLHVVFSTKEREPLIPEEKEKIIYQYISDQLRELDCPVRIINGMPDHIHLLFLQNPNKSIAEIIKQIKGSSSHWINQEGIIQHQFAWQTGYGVFSVSESQLEKVYNYIKNQKEHHQKKTFTEEYESFIRLYSN